A region from the Triticum aestivum cultivar Chinese Spring chromosome 3D, IWGSC CS RefSeq v2.1, whole genome shotgun sequence genome encodes:
- the LOC123077280 gene encoding leucine-rich repeat receptor-like serine/threonine-protein kinase RGI4 has translation MPPDMGGCGRVAAVLCCAVVVACMGGGALAVDAQGAALLAWKRTLGGGGAGALGGWSSADKSPCRWTGVSCNADGGVTELSLQFVDLLGGVPDNLAAAVGATLERLVLTGTNLSGPIPPQLGDLPALTHLDLSNNALTGSIPVSLCRPGSKLESLAVNSNHLEGAIPDAIGNLTALRELIFYDNQLEGAIPASIGRMAGLEVLRGGGNKNLQGALPPEIGNCSNLTMLGLAETSISGPLPASLGQLKNLDTLAIYTALLSGPIPPELGKCASLQNIYLYENALSGSIPAQLGGLSNLKNLLLWQNNLVGVIPPELGKCTGLNVIDLSMNGITGHIPASLGNLLALQELQLSVNKMSGPIPAELARCTNLTDLELDNNQISGTIPAEIGKLTALRMLYLWANQLTGTIPPEIGGCVSLESLDLSQNALTGPIPPSMFRLPKLSKLLLIDNVLSGEIPQEIGNCTSLVRFRASGNHLAGAIPAQIGKLGHLSFLDLSSNRLSGAIPAEIAGCRNLTFVDLHGNAITGVLPQGLFQGMMSLQYLDLSYNSIGGSLPSEVGMLGSLTKLVLGGNRLSGQIPHEIGSCARLQLLDLGGNSLSGAIPASIGKIAGLEIGLNLSCNGLSGAMPKEFAGLTRLGVLDVSHNQLSGDLQLLSALQNLVALNVSFNNFSGRAPETAFFAKLPMSDVEGNPALCLSRCPGDASDRERAAQRAARVATAVLLSALVVLLIAAAVVLLGRRRQGSIFGGARPDEDKDAEMLPPWDVTLYQKLEISVGDVTRSLTPANVIGQGWSGVVYRASVPSTGVAIAVKKFRSCDEASVEAFACEIGVLPRVRHRNIVRLLGWASNRRARLLFYDYLPNGTLGGLLHGGATGAPVVEWELRLSIAVGVAEGLAYLHHDCVPAILHRDVKADNILLGERYEACVADFGLARVADEGANSSPPPFAGSYGYIAPEYGCMIKITTKSDVYSFGVVLLEIITGRRPVEHAFGEGQSVVQWVREHLHRKCDPAEVVDARLQGRPDTQVQEMLQALGIALLCASTRPEDRPTMKDVAALLRGLRHDDGAESRKMSGGGGGGSFGKWSEQSRPVPLPRPGQTQAQTHSSSLAYSTTGSV, from the exons ATGCCTCCTGATATGGGCGGTTGTGGGCGCGTGGCGGCGGTGCTGTGCTGCGCGGTCGTCGTGGCGTGCATGGGCGGCGGCGCGCTCGCCGTGGACGCGCAGGGCGCGGCGCTGCTGGCGTGGAAGCGCacgctgggcggcggcggcgcgggggcgctGGGGGGCTGGAGCTCCGCGGACAAGTCGCCGTGCCGGTGGACCGGCGTGTCCTGCAATGCCGACGGCGGCGTCACGGAGCTGAGCCTGCAGTTCGTCGACCTGCTGGGCGGCGTGCCGGACAATTTGGCGGCCGCTGTGGGCGCCACGCTGGAGCGGCTGGTGCTCACCGGCACCAACCTGTCCGGGCCCATCCCGCCGCAGCTCGGCGACCTGCCGGCGCTCACGCACCTTGATCTCAGCAACAATGCGCTCACGGGCTCTATTCCGGTGAGCCTATGCCGGCCTGGGAGCAAGCTGGAGAGTCTTGCTGTCAACTCCAACCACCTCGAGGGCGCCATCCCGGACGCCATCGGCAACCTCACGGCGCTGCGCGAGCTCATCTTCTACGACAACCAGCTGGAGGGCGCCATCCCGGCCTCCATCGGCAGGATGGCCGGCCTCGAGGTGCTCCGCGGCGGCGGCAACAAGAACCTCCAGGGCGCGCTCCCGCCGGAGATCGGCAACTGCTCCAACCTCACCATGCTCGGCCTCGCCGAGACCAGCATCTCGGGGCCCCTCCCTGCGAGCCTCGGCCAGCTCAAGAACCTCGACACGCTGGCCATCTACACGGCGCTGCTCTCCGGCCCGATCCCGCCGGAGCTCGGGAAATGTGCCAGCCTGCAGAACATCTACCTGTACGAGAACGCGCTGTCGGGCTCCATCCCGGCGCAGCTCGGCGGCCTCAGCAACCTCAAGAACCTGCTGCTGTGGCAGAACAACCTCGTCGGCGTCATCCCGCCGGAGCTGGGCAAGTGCACGGGGCTCAACGTCATCGACCTGTCCATGAACGGCATCACCGGTCACATCCCGGCGTCGCTCGGGAACCTCTTGGCGCTGCAGGAGCTGCAGCTCAGCGTCAACAAGATGTCCGGCCCGATCCCGGCGGAGCTCGCGCGGTGCACCAACCTCACCGACCTCGAGCTCGACAACAACCAGATATCCGGCACCATCCCGGCCGAGATCGGCAAGCTCACGGCGCTGCGCATGCTGTACCTCTGGGCCAACCAGCTCACGGGCACCATCCCGCCGGAGATCGGCGGCTGCGTCAGCCTCGAGTCGCTCGACCTGTCGCAGAACGCGCTCACCGGGCCCATCCCGCCGTCCATGTTCAGGCTGCCCAAGCTGTCCAAGCTGCTGCTCATCGACAACGTCCTCTCCGGCGAGATACCGCAGGAGATCGGCAACTGCACGTCGCTCGTCCGGTTCCGGGCAAGCGgcaaccacctcgccggcgccatACCTGCGCAGATTGGCAAGCTCGGCCACCTCAGCTTCCTGGACCTAAGCTCGAACAGGTTGTCTGGCGCCATCCCCGCCGAGATCGCCGGGTGCCGGAACCTCACGTTCGTCGACCTGCACGGCAACGCCATCACCGGCGTGCTGCCGCAGGGCCTGTTCCAAGGAATGATGTCCTTGCAGTACCTCGACCTCTCGTACAACTCCATTGGCGGCTCGCTCCCGTCGGAGGTCGGCATGCTCGGTTCGCTCACCAAGCTCGTTCTGGGCGGGAACCGGCTCTCTGGTCAGATACCTCACGAGATCGGCTCGTGCGCGCGGCTTCAGCTACTGGACCTCGGCGGCAACTCGCTGTCCGGCGCCATACCGGCGAGCATCGGCAAGATTGCAGGTCTGGAGATCGGTCTTAACCTCAGCTGCAACGGCCTGTCGGGTGCCATGCCCAAGGAGTTCGCTGGGCTCACGCGGCTCGGCGTGCTCGACGTCTCGCACAACCAGCTATCCGGAGATCTCCAGCTGCTGTCCGCTCTCCAGAACCTCGTCGCGCTCAACGTCTCCTTCAACAATTTCTCCGGGCGCGCTCCGGAGACGGCGTTCTTTGCCAAGCTGCCCATGAGCGACGTCGAGGGCAACCCAGCGCTCTGCCTCTCCCGGTGCCCCGGTGACGCCAGCGACCGTGAGCGTGCAGCACAGCGCGCCGCTCGCGTCGCCACGGCCGTTCTGCTCTCCGCTCTCGTGGTCCTCCTGATTGCCGCGGCGGTCGTGCTACTGGGCCGCCGGCGCCAAGGCTCGATTTTCGGCGGTGCGCGGCCGGACGAGGACAAGGACGCCGAGATGCTGCCGCCGTGGGACGTGACGCTGTACCAGAAGCTGGAGATCAGCGTGGGCGACGTGACCCGCAGCCTCACGCCGGCGAACGTGATCGGGCAAGGCTGGTCCGGCGTGGTGTACCGCGCGAGCGTCCCGTCCACCGGGGTCGCCATCGCCGTGAAGAAGTTCCGGTCGTGCGACGAGGCGTCCGTGGAGGCGTTCGCGTGCGAGATCGGCGTGCTGCCCCGCGTGCGCCACCGCAACATCGTGCGGCTCCTGGGGTGGGCCTCCAACCGCCGGGCGCGgctcctgttctacgactacctcCCCAACGGCACCCTCGGCGGCCTGCTGCACGGCGGCGCGACCGGCGCCCCCGTGGTGGAGTGGGAGCTGCGGCTCTCGATCGCCGTCGGCGTGGCCGAGGGCCTCGCCTACCTGCACCACGACTGCGTGCCGGCGATCCTCCACCGCGACGTCAAGGCGGACAACATCCTTCTCGGGGAGCGCTACGAGGCGTGCGTCGCCGACTTCGGCCTCGCCAGAGTCGCCGACGAGGGCGCCAACTCGTCGCCCCCGCCGTTCGCCGGATCCTACGGGTACATCGCTCCCG AGTACGGATGCATGATCAAGATCACGACCAAgagcgacgtgtacagcttcggggtggtgctgctggagatcatcacggggcggcggccggtggagcacGCGTTCGGCGAGGGGCAGAGCGTGGTGCAGTGGGTGCGCGAGCACCTCCACCGCAAGTGCGACCCGGCGGAGGTGGTCGATGCGCGGCTGCAGGGCCGGCCGGACACGCAGGTCCAggagatgctgcaggccctcgggATCGCGCTGCTCTGCGCCAGCACGCGCCCGGAGGACCGGCCGACGATGAAGGACGTGGCGGCGCTCCTCCGCGGCCTCCGGCACGACGACGGCGCCGAGTCGCGGAagatgagcggcggcggcggcggcgggtcctTCGGCAAGTGGAGCGAGCAGAGTAGACCGGTGCCGCTGCCGCGCCCGGGCCAGACGCAGGCCCAGACCCACTCCAGCTCGCTGGCCTACTCAACAACCGGGAGCGTGTAG